One window of Novosphingobium sp. 9U genomic DNA carries:
- a CDS encoding sulfotransferase, whose translation MTTPHLPPERFEHALDQVHDIVSREVGSTDFGPADYLPGLKALLQSMDCDPRFHARGRQQAWDRVIGVLRGRAQAYAAMRTHPGFDARPVVSPVVIVGVPRTGTTALHRLMAVDPRFQGLQTWLLDSPRPRPPVGEWDSDPDYRRTVAELEAMYAAAPTRRAAHFRAAEEVHECCMLLRQSFVSNLWNCGWAAPTYDAWRQSTSEAAAYAHYKRCVQLIGANEPNKRWLLKNPGHIEHLDLLFAVYPDAKVIQTHRDPAKAVPSLVSLLMQMYPLLEDGDVAQRGRVMLRREVAKWSNAVHRSDAVRQAHPDKVLDVIHAEFHHDPMAVLERIYDFIGYDIPAETRAGFVQRIEEKPELQHGVHRYRIEDFGMTADEAREPFGDYVARYDLIEKAREHAA comes from the coding sequence ATGACGACACCTCACCTCCCACCCGAACGCTTCGAGCATGCGCTCGACCAGGTTCACGACATCGTCTCCCGGGAAGTCGGCAGCACGGACTTCGGACCTGCGGACTACCTGCCTGGACTGAAGGCGCTGCTGCAGTCGATGGACTGCGACCCGCGCTTTCATGCACGCGGCCGGCAGCAGGCGTGGGACAGGGTCATCGGTGTGCTGCGCGGACGCGCCCAGGCCTACGCGGCGATGCGCACGCACCCCGGCTTCGACGCACGCCCGGTGGTAAGCCCGGTCGTCATCGTCGGGGTACCGCGCACGGGCACCACCGCACTGCACCGGCTTATGGCGGTCGATCCGCGGTTCCAGGGCCTGCAGACCTGGCTGCTCGATTCGCCACGGCCCCGCCCTCCCGTCGGCGAGTGGGACAGCGATCCCGACTACCGCCGCACCGTGGCCGAACTGGAAGCCATGTACGCCGCCGCACCCACACGCCGCGCCGCGCACTTTCGCGCTGCGGAGGAAGTGCACGAGTGCTGCATGCTGCTGCGCCAGTCGTTCGTCTCGAACCTGTGGAACTGCGGCTGGGCCGCGCCGACCTACGATGCCTGGCGCCAATCGACCAGTGAAGCGGCGGCTTATGCGCACTATAAGAGGTGCGTGCAGCTGATCGGTGCCAATGAGCCGAACAAGCGATGGCTGCTGAAGAACCCCGGCCATATCGAACATCTCGACCTGCTCTTCGCCGTCTATCCGGATGCCAAGGTCATCCAGACCCATCGCGATCCGGCAAAGGCGGTGCCGAGCCTCGTCTCGCTGCTGATGCAGATGTACCCGCTGCTGGAGGACGGCGATGTGGCGCAGCGCGGCCGCGTGATGCTGCGCCGGGAAGTCGCCAAGTGGTCGAATGCGGTGCATCGCTCAGACGCCGTTCGCCAAGCACATCCCGACAAGGTGCTGGATGTCATCCACGCCGAGTTCCACCACGATCCGATGGCGGTGCTCGAGCGCATCTACGATTTTATCGGCTACGACATTCCGGCTGAGACCCGCGCCGGCTTCGTGCAGCGGATCGAGGAGAAGCCGGAGCTGCAACACGGGGTGCACCGCTATCGCATCGAGGACTTCGGCATGACTGCCGATGAGGCACGCGAGCCTTTCGGCGACTACGTGGCGCGCTACGATCTGATCGAAAAGGCGCGGGAGCACGCGGCGTGA
- a CDS encoding alcohol dehydrogenase catalytic domain-containing protein: MKAAIYAGRGGAITIEDIAEPSPGPGEVLIKVHRCGICGTDLSMTKGEMWDYGPGQFGHEYAGEIVALGSGVERLKLGGKIAVLPSGSCGHCADCAGGNPVLCNEAPGVTQGFSEFARVPEAVAVSLPDTLSMTDGALIEPLAVSLYGVRQSQMTPGDRVLVLGGGTVALYAIYWARRLAAGRIVAASRSDRRRDLCLAMGADAFVPFGDNEIGEVAEALGGPPDVVYECVGVPGMVGKALMHARKYGKVVSLGFCTQPDPIMPSLASYKCATVQFLVGYTMKDFLFIADRFDAGHIDPRTIVTNEIPLASLPDMFATLRGSNNETKVHVLT, from the coding sequence GTGAAGGCAGCGATCTACGCCGGCCGCGGCGGCGCGATCACCATCGAGGACATTGCCGAGCCCAGCCCCGGGCCAGGTGAGGTCCTGATCAAGGTCCATCGCTGCGGGATCTGCGGCACCGACCTGTCGATGACCAAGGGCGAGATGTGGGACTATGGCCCGGGGCAATTCGGGCACGAGTACGCAGGCGAGATCGTCGCGCTCGGCAGCGGTGTCGAGCGGCTGAAATTGGGCGGCAAGATCGCGGTGCTCCCCTCCGGCTCCTGCGGCCATTGTGCAGACTGCGCCGGCGGTAATCCGGTGCTGTGCAACGAAGCCCCGGGCGTGACGCAAGGCTTCTCCGAGTTCGCGCGGGTACCCGAGGCGGTGGCGGTCTCGCTGCCCGATACGCTGTCGATGACTGACGGTGCCCTGATCGAACCGCTCGCCGTCAGCCTCTATGGCGTGCGCCAGTCGCAGATGACGCCTGGCGATCGCGTGCTGGTGCTGGGCGGCGGCACGGTGGCGCTTTACGCGATCTACTGGGCGCGGCGGCTCGCCGCTGGTCGGATCGTCGCCGCCTCCCGCTCCGATCGCCGGCGCGACTTGTGCCTGGCGATGGGCGCGGATGCCTTCGTGCCGTTCGGCGACAACGAGATCGGCGAAGTTGCCGAAGCGCTCGGCGGACCGCCAGACGTCGTCTACGAGTGTGTCGGCGTACCCGGAATGGTCGGCAAGGCGCTGATGCATGCCCGCAAGTACGGCAAGGTGGTCTCGCTCGGCTTCTGCACGCAGCCGGACCCGATCATGCCCTCGCTGGCCTCATACAAATGCGCCACGGTGCAGTTCCTGGTGGGCTACACGATGAAGGACTTCCTGTTCATCGCCGACCGGTTCGATGCCGGGCACATCGACCCCCGGACGATCGTCACGAACGAGATCCCGTTGGCGTCACTGCCCGACATGTTCGCGACGCTGCGAGGATCCAACAACGAGACCAAGGTGCACGTGCTCACCTAG
- the nusG gene encoding transcription termination/antitermination protein NusG, which produces MARWYIIHAYSGFESKVKEAILTEAERMGLTHYVEDVQVPSEVVTEVKRGKKVQTERKTMPGYVLAKLQLSDDVYHLVKNTPKVTGFLGAGGKPQPISETEASRYFGAAEAAAAAPRKTINIDYEIGDSVKVLDGPFATFNGVVEELDFDKNRVKVSVSIFGRATPVELDFEQVELSK; this is translated from the coding sequence ATGGCCCGCTGGTACATCATTCACGCTTATTCCGGCTTCGAGAGCAAGGTGAAGGAGGCGATCCTCACCGAGGCCGAGCGGATGGGCCTGACCCACTACGTCGAGGACGTGCAGGTGCCCTCCGAGGTCGTCACCGAGGTCAAGCGCGGCAAGAAGGTCCAGACCGAGCGCAAGACCATGCCGGGCTACGTCCTCGCCAAGCTGCAGCTGAGCGACGATGTCTACCACCTGGTAAAGAACACGCCCAAGGTCACCGGCTTCCTGGGCGCCGGCGGCAAGCCGCAGCCGATCAGCGAGACGGAGGCATCGCGCTACTTCGGTGCTGCCGAAGCCGCTGCTGCCGCTCCGCGCAAGACCATCAACATCGATTACGAGATCGGCGACTCGGTGAAGGTGCTTGACGGCCCGTTCGCCACCTTCAACGGCGTGGTCGAGGAGCTGGACTTCGACAAGAACCGCGTGAAGGTCTCGGTTTCCATCTTCGGCCGCGCGACGCCGGTGGAGCTGGACTTCGAGCAGGTCGAACTGTCGAAGTAA
- the secE gene encoding preprotein translocase subunit SecE — protein sequence MAKTSPNEFIRQVRSEASKIYWPSRQETVTTGIFVGLMTVFLAVFFLGIDTLFGTFVRWLLSLI from the coding sequence ATGGCCAAGACCAGCCCCAACGAGTTCATTCGCCAGGTGCGCTCCGAAGCTTCCAAGATCTACTGGCCTTCGCGCCAGGAGACGGTGACGACGGGGATCTTCGTCGGGCTGATGACGGTGTTCCTCGCCGTGTTCTTCCTGGGCATCGACACGCTGTTCGGCACCTTCGTGCGCTGGCTGCTGTCGCTGATCTGA
- a CDS encoding MFS transporter — MNHADQRHRLRNILGGSAGNLVEWYDWYTYSAFTLYFAPIFFPAGDRTLQLLNTAAVFAVGFVMRPIGAWVMGVYADRHGRKAGLTLSVTLMCTGSLMIALTPGHATIGVAAPAVLVIARMLQGLSVGGEYGASATYLIEMAGRDRRGFFSSFQYVTLIAGQLVALAVLLVLQVTLSEAALHAWGWRIPFLVGAALAVLVFYLRRRLAETESFTNARKEGEAPRSSGLALFRDHPREALLVMALTAGGTLAFYAYTTYMQKFLVNTSGFSAPAATQITAAALFVFMLLQPVFGALSDRVGRKPLMIGFGIAGVLLTYPIFRLLEGVHSPLAAFGLILAALVIVSGYTSINAVVKAELFPAHIRALGVALPYAIANTLFGGTAEYVALWLKQHEAEQAFYWYVTAMIAVSLVVYVRMRDTRRASLIVED; from the coding sequence ATGAACCATGCGGACCAGCGGCACCGACTGCGCAACATCCTGGGCGGATCGGCCGGCAACCTTGTCGAGTGGTACGACTGGTACACCTATTCCGCCTTCACGCTGTACTTCGCGCCGATCTTCTTTCCCGCCGGCGATCGCACGCTGCAGTTGCTGAACACTGCGGCGGTCTTTGCCGTCGGCTTCGTGATGCGGCCGATCGGCGCCTGGGTGATGGGCGTCTACGCGGACCGGCATGGTCGCAAGGCGGGCCTGACGTTGTCGGTCACGCTGATGTGCACCGGCTCGCTGATGATCGCGCTGACGCCGGGACATGCCACCATCGGCGTCGCCGCACCGGCGGTGCTGGTGATCGCGCGCATGCTGCAGGGCCTCAGCGTCGGCGGCGAGTACGGCGCGAGCGCCACGTACCTCATTGAAATGGCAGGGCGCGATCGGCGCGGTTTCTTCTCGAGCTTTCAATATGTCACGCTGATCGCGGGGCAGCTGGTGGCGCTCGCGGTGCTGCTGGTGCTGCAGGTGACGCTGTCGGAGGCGGCGCTGCACGCCTGGGGCTGGCGCATACCTTTCCTGGTTGGAGCCGCGCTGGCGGTGCTGGTCTTCTACTTGCGCCGGCGACTGGCCGAGACCGAGAGCTTCACCAACGCTCGCAAGGAAGGCGAAGCCCCGCGCTCCAGCGGCCTTGCCCTGTTCCGCGATCATCCGCGTGAGGCGCTTCTGGTGATGGCGCTGACCGCCGGCGGCACCTTGGCGTTCTATGCCTACACCACGTACATGCAGAAGTTCCTTGTCAACACGAGCGGCTTTTCGGCTCCGGCGGCGACGCAGATCACGGCGGCGGCGCTGTTCGTGTTCATGCTGCTCCAGCCGGTATTCGGCGCGCTGTCGGATCGGGTCGGACGCAAGCCGCTGATGATCGGCTTCGGCATCGCGGGCGTCTTGCTGACTTATCCGATCTTCCGCCTGCTGGAGGGCGTGCACAGTCCGCTCGCCGCCTTCGGGCTGATCCTGGCGGCGCTGGTGATCGTCAGCGGCTACACCTCGATCAACGCCGTCGTGAAAGCCGAGCTGTTCCCCGCCCATATCCGCGCACTAGGCGTCGCGCTCCCCTATGCGATCGCCAACACGCTATTCGGCGGTACGGCCGAATACGTCGCATTGTGGCTGAAGCAGCACGAGGCGGAGCAGGCGTTCTACTGGTACGTCACGGCGATGATCGCGGTGTCGCTGGTGGTCTATGTGCGTATGCGCGATACCCGGCGTGCGAGCTTGATTGTCGAGGATTGA
- a CDS encoding cold-shock protein — protein sequence MPIGTVKFFNADKGYGFIQPDNGGADSFVHISAVQAAGMMTLERDQRVSYEVERGRNGKESATNLASA from the coding sequence ATGCCCATCGGAACCGTAAAGTTCTTCAATGCCGACAAGGGCTATGGCTTCATCCAGCCCGACAACGGCGGCGCCGACAGCTTCGTGCACATCTCGGCCGTCCAGGCTGCCGGCATGATGACGCTCGAGCGTGATCAGCGCGTCTCGTACGAAGTCGAGCGTGGCCGTAATGGCAAGGAATCGGCGACCAACCTCGCGTCTGCCTGA
- a CDS encoding 4a-hydroxytetrahydrobiopterin dehydratase, translating to MAIAALTDAERDEALGGLPAWSLRSDGLAIERTMRFGDFGEAFAFMTRVAIQAEKADHHPEWFNVYNRVEITLTTHDAGGLSKRDVALARFIDEVAGTN from the coding sequence ATGGCCATTGCCGCACTGACCGATGCCGAGCGCGACGAGGCGCTTGGGGGCCTGCCGGCCTGGAGCTTGCGCAGCGATGGTCTCGCGATCGAACGTACGATGCGCTTCGGCGATTTCGGAGAGGCGTTCGCATTCATGACGCGCGTGGCGATCCAGGCGGAAAAGGCGGATCACCATCCCGAATGGTTTAACGTCTACAATCGGGTCGAGATCACGCTGACCACGCACGACGCGGGCGGGTTGAGCAAGCGCGATGTGGCGCTGGCACGCTTCATCGATGAGGTGGCGGGCACCAATTAA
- the ccmA gene encoding heme ABC exporter ATP-binding protein CcmA, with product MQGAHIAAHELACRRGDRVLFRGLSFALGAGEALQVMGANGTGKSSLLRLVAGLARPFAGSVTRMGEVGLVDERPALDPELPLGRALAFWQGIDGHAPADPAALGLADLLDVPVRYLSTGQRKRAAMARLLGQHAAIWLLDEPLNGLDVHAALLVEQLAADHCANGGVLLIASHQPFTLTGMRTLDLAGHAPSAGHAT from the coding sequence ATGCAAGGGGCTCACATCGCTGCGCACGAACTCGCCTGCCGCCGCGGCGACCGGGTGCTGTTCCGTGGCCTCTCCTTTGCCCTTGGAGCCGGTGAAGCGCTGCAGGTCATGGGCGCGAACGGCACCGGCAAGTCGAGCCTGCTGCGCCTGGTCGCCGGGCTCGCCCGTCCCTTCGCCGGTTCCGTCACGCGCATGGGGGAGGTCGGCTTGGTGGACGAGCGGCCCGCACTCGATCCCGAACTGCCGCTCGGGCGTGCCCTCGCGTTCTGGCAGGGCATTGACGGCCATGCGCCCGCCGACCCAGCAGCCTTGGGCCTTGCCGACTTGCTCGACGTGCCGGTGCGTTATCTCTCGACCGGCCAGCGCAAGCGCGCCGCCATGGCTCGCCTGCTGGGCCAGCATGCCGCGATCTGGCTTCTCGACGAGCCGCTGAACGGCCTTGACGTCCACGCCGCCCTGTTGGTGGAGCAGCTGGCCGCGGACCATTGCGCCAATGGAGGCGTGCTCCTCATCGCCTCGCACCAGCCCTTCACGCTGACCGGCATGCGCACACTCGACCTGGCTGGCCACGCCCCAAGCGCTGGACACGCGACATGA
- a CDS encoding heme exporter protein CcmB, translated as MIRLFAALLRRDLARLLGAGQGGGAMLPILFFLAVAMIYPFAVGPDAPQLARTGGGVIWVAALLAAILPLDRLIEPDLERGMFDQWALRGISEEWVIAVRVLSHWLSFGPPLLLAALPAGALLGLSGAQLRTVELGLLAGTPGLAALGVAVAAITAGLRGGAALAGLLVIPLGVPLLIFGAGSLSSGGDSGIALTGAVSLVLLAVAPFAGGAAVRAARD; from the coding sequence ATGATCCGCCTGTTCGCCGCCCTGCTCCGCCGTGACCTCGCGCGCCTGCTTGGTGCGGGACAGGGTGGCGGGGCCATGCTGCCGATCCTGTTCTTCCTGGCCGTGGCGATGATCTACCCCTTCGCAGTCGGACCCGACGCGCCCCAGCTGGCGCGCACCGGCGGCGGCGTCATCTGGGTCGCGGCCTTGCTCGCCGCCATTCTCCCGCTCGACCGCTTGATCGAGCCCGATCTCGAGCGCGGCATGTTCGATCAATGGGCCTTGCGCGGGATCAGCGAGGAATGGGTGATCGCCGTTCGCGTGCTCTCGCATTGGCTCAGCTTCGGCCCGCCGCTGCTGCTCGCCGCTCTCCCCGCCGGTGCGCTGCTCGGCCTGTCGGGAGCACAGTTGCGCACCGTGGAGCTGGGCCTGCTTGCCGGCACCCCCGGCCTTGCCGCGCTGGGCGTCGCCGTCGCGGCAATCACCGCGGGGTTGCGAGGCGGTGCGGCACTGGCCGGTCTGCTGGTGATCCCGCTGGGCGTGCCGCTGCTGATCTTCGGCGCCGGCAGCCTCTCCTCCGGCGGCGACAGCGGCATCGCGCTGACCGGCGCTGTCAGCCTGGTCCTCCTCGCCGTCGCGCCCTTCGCGGGCGGTGCGGCCGTGCGTGCAGCGCGCGACTGA
- a CDS encoding sulfotransferase: MARDRDLMEQARSTTGLDDFGKGDFRIGLEVLIASLENEARLNATGEQAIYGRILLHLQQRLQIEDWYRRHPEIDEEVIAAPLFGVSLPRTGSSALSFLLSSDPAIRYLRVWESAQPCPPPGTVEGSDPRRGGDAGALDAQLKGGKRTPTGIDGAMECQDMMALNMASQIFLAFAKVPRYAEWLLNADMRATYAYHKRALKLLQWREPRRPWRLKAPSHLLYLDALDRAYPDARFVMTHRDPSDVLLSVCTVYADIMGKFTDSLDHAWIGELNLRSWAEGMRRAITFREQGGNDARFYDIHFKAMQRDPIGEVRGLYAWLGKDVSPAFAQAMAQWWTQNDERQPSVKAAPTLFGLDISEVRAAFADYLGHMEQWAPLRDAA; the protein is encoded by the coding sequence ATGGCTCGCGACCGCGATCTCATGGAACAGGCGCGCAGCACCACCGGGCTGGACGATTTCGGCAAGGGCGACTTTCGCATCGGCCTGGAAGTCCTCATCGCCTCGCTGGAGAACGAGGCACGGCTGAATGCCACCGGGGAGCAGGCGATCTATGGCCGCATCCTCCTGCACCTGCAGCAGCGTCTGCAGATCGAAGACTGGTACCGCCGCCATCCGGAGATCGACGAGGAGGTGATCGCAGCGCCCCTGTTCGGCGTCAGCCTGCCGCGAACCGGGTCGTCGGCGTTGTCGTTCCTGCTCTCCAGCGATCCGGCCATCCGCTACTTGCGCGTGTGGGAGAGCGCCCAACCCTGCCCTCCGCCGGGCACCGTCGAAGGTTCCGATCCACGCCGCGGCGGCGATGCAGGAGCGCTCGATGCACAGCTAAAGGGTGGCAAGCGCACGCCTACGGGGATCGACGGCGCGATGGAGTGCCAGGACATGATGGCGCTCAACATGGCGAGCCAGATCTTCCTCGCCTTCGCCAAAGTGCCAAGGTACGCCGAGTGGCTGCTGAATGCCGACATGAGGGCGACTTATGCTTATCACAAGCGAGCGCTGAAGCTGCTGCAATGGCGCGAGCCCCGGCGTCCGTGGCGGCTGAAGGCGCCTTCCCACCTGCTGTACCTCGACGCGCTGGACCGGGCCTACCCCGATGCGCGCTTCGTGATGACCCATCGCGATCCCAGCGACGTCCTGCTTTCGGTCTGCACCGTCTACGCCGACATCATGGGCAAGTTCACCGACAGCCTCGATCACGCCTGGATCGGCGAACTGAATCTGCGCAGCTGGGCCGAAGGCATGCGCCGCGCGATCACCTTTCGCGAGCAGGGTGGCAACGACGCGCGCTTCTACGACATCCACTTCAAGGCCATGCAGCGCGACCCGATCGGCGAGGTACGCGGCCTCTACGCTTGGCTTGGCAAGGACGTCTCGCCCGCATTCGCGCAGGCCATGGCCCAGTGGTGGACGCAGAACGACGAGCGCCAACCTAGCGTGAAAGCCGCCCCGACGCTGTTCGGACTCGACATTAGCGAGGTTCGCGCCGCCTTTGCCGACTACCTGGGGCACATGGAGCAATGGGCTCCGTTGCGCGACGCTGCATGA
- a CDS encoding carboxymuconolactone decarboxylase family protein — protein sequence MGQPVTGKYEFDTAAREAQVITGGPRYTPLRLDEVSPAGQEQVDHLRSAFNIPEERPFPDVSLIQLRHPGMFKGHMALGIEIAKGAIPARERELAVLRIAWLARAPFEWCEHIDIGQHFGVTLEEIERVIAGSDAPGWTEHEAALLRSVEEQLADYAISDATWEKLAQTYTEEQMMELPLLVGCYLLAALQLNSLKIQPKGGFDYRGPTT from the coding sequence ATGGGCCAGCCCGTTACCGGTAAGTACGAATTCGACACCGCCGCGCGCGAGGCTCAGGTCATCACGGGGGGCCCGCGCTACACGCCTCTGCGTCTCGACGAGGTGTCGCCCGCCGGCCAGGAGCAGGTCGACCATCTTCGCTCCGCATTCAATATCCCCGAGGAACGCCCCTTCCCCGACGTTAGCCTGATCCAGTTGCGCCATCCGGGCATGTTCAAGGGCCACATGGCGCTAGGTATCGAAATCGCCAAAGGCGCCATTCCCGCGCGTGAACGCGAACTGGCTGTCCTGCGCATCGCCTGGCTCGCCCGTGCTCCGTTCGAATGGTGCGAGCACATCGACATCGGCCAGCACTTCGGCGTCACGCTGGAGGAGATCGAACGCGTGATCGCCGGCTCGGATGCGCCCGGCTGGACCGAGCACGAGGCGGCGCTGCTGCGCTCGGTCGAGGAGCAACTGGCCGACTACGCGATTTCGGACGCGACTTGGGAGAAGCTGGCCCAGACTTATACCGAAGAGCAGATGATGGAGCTGCCGCTGCTGGTCGGTTGCTACCTGTTGGCAGCTTTGCAGCTCAACTCGTTGAAGATCCAGCCGAAGGGCGGCTTCGACTATCGCGGTCCAACAACCTGA
- the gntA gene encoding guanitoxin biosynthesis heme-dependent pre-guanitoxin N-hydroxylase GntA, whose translation MGPRIEDAAAAELRQAFEAFVKDKAFPCVGAKSALAHGTLKTVVCWSVQSGWDDVRIHRELLEWAFEYRKDPGLFRSIAFIFADPAPITEAQFESAMWQRIQSLSDKDAWLDQPYDPRVSSDPESPHFSLSFGGEGFFVVGMHPKASRPARRFARPVMVFNLHDQFEQLRDQGKYETIRDTILQRDEKLAGSINPMLARHGDASEAAQYSGRLVPSSWRCPFSDSRGFSPETEAAE comes from the coding sequence ATGGGACCGAGGATCGAAGACGCAGCCGCGGCGGAGCTGCGCCAGGCTTTCGAAGCGTTCGTGAAGGACAAGGCGTTCCCTTGTGTCGGCGCGAAGTCGGCGCTGGCGCACGGCACGCTGAAGACCGTGGTTTGCTGGTCGGTCCAGAGCGGCTGGGATGACGTTCGTATCCATCGCGAACTGCTGGAGTGGGCGTTCGAGTACCGCAAGGACCCGGGCCTGTTCCGCAGCATCGCCTTCATCTTCGCCGATCCTGCGCCGATCACCGAGGCCCAGTTCGAGAGCGCGATGTGGCAGCGCATCCAGTCGCTCAGCGACAAGGATGCCTGGCTGGACCAGCCCTATGACCCGCGGGTCAGCAGCGATCCGGAGAGCCCGCACTTCTCGCTCAGCTTCGGCGGCGAAGGCTTCTTCGTGGTGGGCATGCATCCCAAGGCCAGCCGTCCTGCGCGCCGCTTCGCGCGGCCGGTGATGGTGTTCAACCTGCATGACCAGTTCGAGCAGTTGCGCGACCAGGGCAAGTACGAGACGATCCGCGACACCATCCTCCAGCGCGACGAGAAGCTGGCCGGGTCGATCAACCCGATGCTGGCACGCCACGGCGATGCGAGCGAGGCCGCGCAATACAGCGGCCGTCTGGTCCCGAGCAGCTGGCGCTGCCCGTTCTCCGATTCGCGCGGCTTCTCGCCCGAAACCGAAGCCGCCGAATGA
- a CDS encoding DUF1989 domain-containing protein has product MSDARIPPRSAVGFELKAGQLLTVIDPEGVQVADLLAYSLDDPREVISNGRTFDYEETIRLTTGNRLWSNRSNVLLTIEADTVGCHDFLLTPCSEATFRHFYPEQPVHRGCFGNLAEALAPWGIEPDSIPVAFNCFMNVPVDQAGKVSVLPPVSNAGDSLSLRAERDLIVGITACSAYASNGGSFKPIDYRIEG; this is encoded by the coding sequence ATGAGCGACGCACGCATCCCGCCGCGCTCCGCGGTCGGGTTCGAGCTCAAGGCCGGCCAGCTCCTGACGGTGATCGATCCGGAAGGCGTCCAGGTGGCCGACCTCCTGGCCTACAGCCTCGACGATCCGCGCGAGGTGATCAGCAACGGGCGGACGTTCGACTACGAGGAGACGATCCGGCTCACGACGGGCAATCGACTGTGGTCAAACCGCTCCAACGTGCTGCTGACGATCGAGGCAGACACGGTGGGCTGCCACGACTTCCTGCTGACACCCTGCAGCGAGGCGACCTTCCGGCACTTCTACCCCGAGCAGCCGGTGCACCGCGGATGCTTCGGCAATCTCGCTGAAGCGCTGGCGCCCTGGGGCATCGAGCCTGACTCGATCCCCGTCGCATTCAACTGCTTCATGAACGTGCCGGTCGATCAGGCGGGCAAGGTCAGCGTGTTGCCGCCGGTGAGCAACGCCGGCGATTCGCTATCACTGCGAGCCGAGCGGGACCTGATCGTCGGGATCACCGCCTGCTCGGCCTACGCAAGCAACGGCGGCAGTTTCAAGCCGATCGATTACCGCATCGAAGGCTAA
- a CDS encoding NfeD family protein — protein sequence MIDTLNGLEPHYAWLAIGLVLAVAEMAIPGVFLIWMAGAALITGLVTWGAVFGGAPIGLPLQVVLFAVLSILAVFTGRKYLARHPVVSADPKMNNRGARAIGEPVVVTQAILGGSGRVRLGDSEWLARGEDAAPGTRLTVLGVEGSVLLVG from the coding sequence GTGATCGACACGCTGAACGGGCTGGAGCCGCACTACGCCTGGCTGGCGATCGGGCTGGTGCTGGCGGTCGCGGAGATGGCGATTCCGGGCGTGTTCCTGATCTGGATGGCAGGCGCCGCGCTGATCACCGGGCTCGTCACGTGGGGAGCGGTTTTCGGGGGAGCGCCGATCGGCCTGCCCTTGCAAGTCGTGCTCTTCGCCGTGCTGTCGATCCTGGCAGTGTTCACCGGGCGCAAGTACCTGGCGCGCCACCCGGTGGTCTCGGCCGACCCGAAGATGAACAACCGCGGCGCGCGCGCGATCGGCGAGCCGGTGGTGGTGACCCAAGCCATCCTCGGCGGCTCAGGCCGCGTGCGCCTGGGCGACAGCGAATGGCTCGCGCGTGGAGAGGACGCGGCACCCGGCACGCGGCTGACGGTGCTAGGCGTCGAGGGCTCGGTGTTGCTGGTGGGGTAG